A genomic stretch from Scatophagus argus isolate fScaArg1 chromosome 19, fScaArg1.pri, whole genome shotgun sequence includes:
- the ccdc167 gene encoding coiled-coil domain-containing protein 167 — protein MAKLKDKRREKISVATEIDRLEERRERCQNNLERADFRRRKEKLSDKERQELEDEISIINERVQKLDKELQTLRGENRKNMLLSVALLVVSAIFYYIFFYSEEDS, from the exons ATGGCTAAATTAAAGGACAAAAGACGAGAGAAAATCAGTGTCGCCACCGAG ATTGACCGTTTGGAGGAGAGACGGGAGCGTTGCCAAAATAACCTGGAGAGGGCAGATttcaggagaagaaaagagaagctCTCTGACAAGGAAag ACAGGAACTCGAAGACGAAATTTCAATAATCAATGAGAGGGTGCAAAAGTTAG acaaGGAACTGCAGACGTTAAGAGGAGAGAATCGGAAGAACATGCTGCTATCTGTCGCTCTCCTGGTTGTCAGCGCCATCTTCTACTATATCTTTTTTTACAGTGAAGAGGACTCGTGA